The proteins below come from a single Aegilops tauschii subsp. strangulata cultivar AL8/78 chromosome 6, Aet v6.0, whole genome shotgun sequence genomic window:
- the LOC109774859 gene encoding FBD-associated F-box protein At5g18780-like isoform X2, giving the protein MDKKAAGTREDPFRVLPDDVLDHILSFLLGDDAMQTCVLNTQWHDLWRRKTSLRFILDEWSSYSTQRFNQLVKLIIHLRGDASLTDCQINPCGDVGHCDFSQTKLLIEYVLKCRVEDLLVCAGEYVHDPLLLEARLISRHLRTIEFGNVDLIDSSLDFSGCPVLEELAIESCCVGTRKICSRSLKHLRFTGDCIFSNEIHIDIAAPRLISLELAYFQKGFGMAP; this is encoded by the exons ATGGACAAGAAAGCAGCCGGCACCCGCGAGGATCCCTTCCGCGTCCTCCCCGACGACGTGCTCGACCACATCCTGTCCTTTCTGCTGGGGGATGATGCCATGCAGACCTGCGTGCTCAACACCCAGTGGCACGACCTCTGGAGGCGCAAAACCAGCCTGCGCTTCATCCTTGACGAATGGTCAAGTTACAGCACCCAGCGTTTCAATCAGTTGGTGAAGCTGATAATCCACCTCAGGGGCGATGCATCCCTGACCGACTGCCAGATCAATCCCTGTGGTGATGTGGGCCATTGTGATTTCTCACAAACCAAGCTGTTGATTGAGTACGTTCTAAAGTGCCGGGTTGAGGATCTCTTAGTTTGCGCCGGTGAGTATGTGCACGATCCATTGCTGCTCGAAGCACGTCTCATCTCCCGCCACTTGAGGACCATAGAATTTGGAAATGTTGACCTCATAGATTCCTCACTAGATTTCTCGGGCTGCCCGGTATTAGAGGAGCTAGCGATAGAAAGTTGCTGCGTTGGCACAAGGAAGATATGTTCTAGATCACTAAAGCATCTGCGGTTCACTGGGGATTGTATCTTCTCTAATGAAATCCACATTGATATTGCTGCCCCGCGTCTTATCTCACTGGAACTAG CTTATTTTCAAAAGGGATTTGGAATGGCGCCCTAA
- the LOC109774859 gene encoding putative F-box/FBD/LRR-repeat protein At5g56810 isoform X1 — translation MDKKAAGTREDPFRVLPDDVLDHILSFLLGDDAMQTCVLNTQWHDLWRRKTSLRFILDEWSSYSTQRFNQLVKLIIHLRGDASLTDCQINPCGDVGHCDFSQTKLLIEYVLKCRVEDLLVCAGEYVHDPLLLEARLISRHLRTIEFGNVDLIDSSLDFSGCPVLEELAIESCCVGTRKICSRSLKHLRFTGDCIFSNEIHIDIAAPRLISLELGNFLNLSPSLEEMPLLEKASILLGDECCNVCKSDEEDFSDLTCGCANKKCLLLNGLSNAVDLKLIAAPDLALHYLSYSYCYLPVTTSGFSCSCSIYIHY, via the coding sequence ATGGACAAGAAAGCAGCCGGCACCCGCGAGGATCCCTTCCGCGTCCTCCCCGACGACGTGCTCGACCACATCCTGTCCTTTCTGCTGGGGGATGATGCCATGCAGACCTGCGTGCTCAACACCCAGTGGCACGACCTCTGGAGGCGCAAAACCAGCCTGCGCTTCATCCTTGACGAATGGTCAAGTTACAGCACCCAGCGTTTCAATCAGTTGGTGAAGCTGATAATCCACCTCAGGGGCGATGCATCCCTGACCGACTGCCAGATCAATCCCTGTGGTGATGTGGGCCATTGTGATTTCTCACAAACCAAGCTGTTGATTGAGTACGTTCTAAAGTGCCGGGTTGAGGATCTCTTAGTTTGCGCCGGTGAGTATGTGCACGATCCATTGCTGCTCGAAGCACGTCTCATCTCCCGCCACTTGAGGACCATAGAATTTGGAAATGTTGACCTCATAGATTCCTCACTAGATTTCTCGGGCTGCCCGGTATTAGAGGAGCTAGCGATAGAAAGTTGCTGCGTTGGCACAAGGAAGATATGTTCTAGATCACTAAAGCATCTGCGGTTCACTGGGGATTGTATCTTCTCTAATGAAATCCACATTGATATTGCTGCCCCGCGTCTTATCTCACTGGAACTAGGTAATTTTCTGAACTTGTCTCCTTCCCTTGAAGAGATGCCATTACTGGAAAAGGCATCTATTTTGCTTGGCGATGAGTGTTGCAATGTCTGTAAAAGTGACGAGGAGGATTTTAGTGATCTTACATGTGGATGTGCTAACAAGAAGTGTCTGCTTCTCAACGGATTGTCCAATGCTGTTGATTTGAAATTGATTGCTGCGCCTGATTTGGCTTTGCACTATCTTTCTTACTCTTACTGTTATTTGCCAGTTACCACCAGTGGTTTCTCTTGTAGCTGCAGTATCTATATCCATTATTAG